Proteins found in one Campylobacter lari genomic segment:
- the dsbD gene encoding protein-disulfide reductase DsbD, translating to MRFLIVFLFFFNFIFANNGVLSLNEAFKLNSYSNNQGIILKINLADRIYLYKDQIKVELDSNNITSLLNFPQTQTRENKEVIFSQLELFIPQLLLDDFIKNNKAKLSLAYQGCSEEGLCYRPVYVNYELDRQNGIYTIKSTKDQFKKQNEDEQIANDLSTQNIFITLLTFFGYGLLLALTPCILPMIPILSSLIAMKLKDKPSKKHSFYLSFIYVFFMSLAYAIAGALVGLAGANVQGLLQQPWIIITFASIFVLLSLSMFGLYELQLPLKFQNFINKKIEGKNGVFGIAIMGFLSALIVGPCVAAPLAGALLYITNSGDVFLGGLSLFVMSFGMGMPLLLIGLGGSFLKSGAWMLKIKIFFGFIMLIMAVWMLERILSANIILMLYGVIGVFFASFMGLFDEAKTNFDKFKKASMILILAYSLSLILGGSMGSKSLLKPLEFNLASKENSSSLSFKTIKNLKELEQELQNSTKPVMLEFTATWCENCKLLEEYTFTDTKVQNLLVNYTLLKADVTHNDQEDLALMKEFGVFGPPVMIFFNKGEEKGRIIGYVDANEFLNKIPR from the coding sequence ATGCGTTTTTTAATAGTATTTTTATTTTTTTTTAATTTCATTTTTGCCAACAATGGAGTTTTATCACTCAATGAAGCCTTTAAGCTTAATTCTTATAGTAATAACCAAGGAATTATTTTAAAAATCAATCTTGCAGATAGAATTTATCTTTACAAAGATCAAATCAAAGTAGAATTAGACTCTAATAACATTACTTCTTTATTAAATTTCCCACAAACTCAAACTAGAGAAAACAAAGAAGTAATTTTCAGCCAACTCGAACTTTTCATACCTCAATTATTGTTAGATGATTTTATTAAAAATAACAAGGCAAAACTTTCCCTAGCTTATCAGGGTTGCTCAGAAGAAGGTTTATGCTATCGTCCTGTATATGTAAATTATGAACTTGATAGACAAAATGGAATTTATACTATAAAATCGACCAAAGATCAATTTAAAAAGCAAAATGAAGATGAGCAAATTGCCAATGATTTAAGCACGCAAAATATATTTATCACACTTTTAACTTTTTTTGGTTATGGCTTATTATTAGCACTTACTCCTTGTATTTTACCAATGATACCTATTCTTTCTTCATTAATCGCAATGAAACTCAAAGATAAACCATCTAAAAAACATAGCTTTTATTTATCTTTTATCTATGTCTTTTTTATGTCTTTAGCTTATGCTATAGCAGGTGCTTTAGTAGGACTTGCAGGAGCTAATGTGCAAGGTTTATTACAACAACCTTGGATTATCATTACTTTTGCAAGTATTTTTGTATTGCTCTCACTTTCTATGTTTGGTCTTTATGAATTACAACTGCCACTTAAATTTCAAAATTTTATCAATAAAAAAATAGAAGGCAAAAACGGGGTTTTTGGTATAGCTATCATGGGCTTTTTATCAGCTCTAATTGTAGGACCTTGCGTGGCTGCACCTTTAGCAGGGGCTTTGCTTTATATTACTAATAGTGGCGATGTATTTTTAGGAGGACTTTCTTTATTTGTGATGAGTTTTGGTATGGGTATGCCTTTACTTTTAATAGGACTTGGAGGAAGTTTTTTAAAAAGCGGAGCTTGGATGCTTAAGATAAAGATTTTCTTTGGATTTATCATGCTCATCATGGCAGTTTGGATGCTAGAAAGAATACTTAGTGCAAACATCATTTTAATGCTTTATGGGGTTATAGGGGTATTTTTTGCTAGCTTTATGGGGCTATTTGATGAAGCAAAAACTAATTTTGATAAATTTAAAAAAGCAAGTATGATTTTAATTTTAGCTTATAGCTTAAGTCTAATTTTAGGTGGCTCAATGGGCTCAAAAAGCTTGCTAAAACCTCTTGAGTTTAACCTTGCTTCAAAAGAAAATAGCTCTAGTTTAAGTTTTAAAACCATCAAAAATTTAAAAGAGCTTGAGCAAGAATTACAAAATTCTACTAAACCAGTCATGCTTGAATTTACAGCTACTTGGTGTGAAAACTGCAAACTTTTAGAAGAATACACTTTTACAGATACGAAAGTACAAAATTTACTTGTTAATTACACACTTTTAAAAGCAGATGTAACACATAATGACCAAGAAGATTTAGCTCTTATGAAAGAATTTGGAGTTTTTGGACCTCCTGTAATGATATTTTTTAACAAAGGCGAAGAAAAAGGACGCATTATAGGCTATGTGGATGCAAATGAGTTTTTAAATAAAATTCCCCGATGA
- the nth gene encoding endonuclease III, producing MKRNLEIKKLFLEHFEQAKTELVFSNAYELIVCVMLSAQCTDKRVNLITPALFKAYPSVQDLAKANLTSLKLLINSCSFYNNKAQNLIKMAQTVCEQFNGEIPMNEHDLKTLAGVGQKTAHVVMIEWCGANCMAVDTHVFRVSHRLNLSKAKTPEETEKDLTKIFKDNLNYLHQAMVLFGRYTCKAKNPLCKECFLKHLCKSKDKKLI from the coding sequence ATGAAAAGAAATTTAGAAATTAAAAAATTATTTTTAGAGCATTTTGAACAAGCAAAAACGGAATTAGTTTTTAGTAATGCTTACGAGCTTATAGTTTGTGTTATGCTTTCAGCTCAATGCACTGACAAAAGGGTTAATCTCATCACACCGGCTTTATTTAAAGCTTATCCTAGTGTACAAGATTTAGCTAAGGCAAACTTAACATCTTTGAAACTTTTGATTAATTCTTGCTCATTTTATAATAATAAAGCACAAAATTTAATCAAAATGGCTCAAACAGTTTGTGAGCAATTTAATGGTGAGATCCCCATGAATGAGCATGATTTAAAGACTCTAGCAGGAGTAGGACAAAAAACTGCACATGTAGTGATGATAGAATGGTGCGGGGCTAATTGCATGGCTGTAGATACACATGTATTTAGAGTTTCACACAGACTTAATCTTAGCAAAGCCAAAACCCCTGAAGAAACTGAAAAAGACTTAACTAAAATTTTTAAAGACAACCTAAACTATCTTCATCAAGCTATGGTGCTTTTTGGACGCTATACATGTAAGGCTAAAAATCCTTTATGTAAAGAGTGCTTTTTGAAACATTTATGCAAGAGTAAAGATAAAAAATTAATCTAG
- a CDS encoding MOSC domain-containing protein gives MSSIKSLQIGKIKNYNTFHSAFIKDIYLNSLQIYTDHILDNEIADKIHHGNLEKVVFANSVENYTLWNNYLNKYLNFGEMGENLSIEGLDENKVCCGDIHEIGTCILQVSQPRKPCFKISSIHKYSNFTQEIFKSGKTGWYYRVLKEGIINKNEKIKILQKDKTDLSIMELNQLFFNPFENLNSLEKLEKISTLAKGWKESIYARLNHTYDNSYMFI, from the coding sequence ATGAGTTCCATTAAATCTTTACAAATTGGCAAAATCAAAAATTACAACACATTTCATTCAGCTTTTATTAAAGATATCTATTTAAATTCTTTACAAATCTACACAGATCATATTCTTGATAACGAAATAGCTGATAAAATTCATCATGGAAATTTGGAAAAAGTTGTTTTTGCAAATAGTGTTGAAAATTATACTTTATGGAATAATTATTTAAACAAATACTTAAATTTTGGAGAAATGGGAGAAAATTTAAGTATTGAAGGTTTAGATGAAAATAAAGTTTGCTGTGGAGATATACATGAAATAGGTACTTGTATTTTACAAGTAAGTCAACCACGTAAACCTTGTTTTAAGATTTCTAGCATACATAAGTACTCAAATTTTACTCAAGAAATTTTTAAAAGTGGAAAAACAGGCTGGTACTATAGAGTTTTAAAAGAAGGAATAATAAATAAAAATGAGAAAATCAAAATTTTACAAAAAGATAAAACCGACTTAAGTATTATGGAATTAAATCAATTATTTTTCAATCCTTTTGAAAATTTAAACTCTTTAGAAAAATTAGAAAAAATTTCCACCCTAGCAAAAGGATGGAAAGAAAGTATTTATGCTAGATTAAATCATACTTATGATAATTCTTACATGTTTATTTAA
- a CDS encoding major antigenic peptide/PpiC-type peptidyl-prolyl cis-trans isomerase: MKKISLVAAALLTGLSLNAAVVATLDGNNISDTEVNEFFAPMLRGAKIADLPAEQKKAIIDQYIVQQLVLKDAKAQKIENDPSYKEELERAKEAILVNIYQKKIFDSIKNNDTKAKKFYEANKDKFTKPAQVKAKHILVTSEKEAKDIIAQLSKLSGKALNDKFTQLAKEKSIDKGSSAQGGDLGWFAESTMVKPFADAAFSMKKGTISKTPVKSDFGYHIILKEDARAKSTMSYNEVKAGIESNIKMEEFKELMNKKAQELLQKAKVEYK; encoded by the coding sequence ATGAAAAAAATTTCTTTAGTTGCTGCGGCTTTATTAACAGGTTTAAGTTTAAATGCTGCGGTGGTTGCAACCCTTGATGGAAACAATATCAGTGATACAGAAGTGAATGAGTTTTTTGCTCCTATGTTAAGAGGTGCTAAAATCGCTGATTTGCCAGCTGAGCAAAAAAAAGCAATTATTGATCAATATATCGTTCAACAACTTGTATTAAAAGATGCTAAAGCTCAAAAAATAGAAAATGATCCTTCATATAAAGAAGAATTAGAGCGTGCTAAAGAAGCTATTTTGGTAAATATCTATCAAAAGAAAATTTTTGATTCAATTAAAAATAATGATACTAAAGCTAAAAAATTCTATGAAGCAAATAAAGATAAATTCACTAAACCAGCTCAAGTAAAAGCTAAGCACATCTTAGTAACTAGTGAAAAAGAAGCTAAAGATATCATCGCCCAACTTAGCAAATTAAGTGGTAAAGCTTTAAATGATAAATTTACTCAACTTGCAAAAGAAAAATCAATCGACAAAGGTTCTTCAGCTCAAGGTGGTGATCTTGGTTGGTTTGCTGAATCAACTATGGTAAAACCATTTGCCGATGCAGCTTTTTCTATGAAAAAAGGTACTATTTCTAAAACACCTGTAAAGAGTGATTTTGGATATCATATTATCTTAAAAGAAGATGCTAGAGCAAAAAGTACTATGAGCTATAATGAAGTAAAAGCAGGTATTGAAAGCAATATCAAAATGGAAGAATTTAAAGAACTTATGAATAAAAAAGCTCAAGAACTTCTTCAAAAAGCAAAAGTGGAATATAAATAA
- a CDS encoding NAD(P)/FAD-dependent oxidoreductase, whose translation MQKKKILFLGAGYATLSAIKALPDEFFEKAQVSLINNNSYHYHTILLHKVASNEDIYSSKYDLLPLLNPKINFIQDEVLKISKDKVFTKNNEFDFDILVCGLGFAKETFGIKGMQEYALSIDNYENALKINEIIYEKIKNYKTTQNEDDLKITVCGGGLSGVEFVASLAKELKLFCQKEQIAYEKLELSIIEAMDQILPMFDKSLALKARQRLEALGVKVYEKSKIIECEKNGIRLDGGEFIKANTIIWTAGVRGNSVIENSSDFPNARSRIEVDAFMHPLNIENPSKYFFIGDNSLFKNPKTNTPYPPTAQLALREGAYVAKALMAMIDEKEFKQEFSFISGNTVCSIGNDYAVGTVLHKPISGFLAIKLKIFIEKLWQYQLIGIKGFFK comes from the coding sequence ATGCAAAAAAAGAAAATTTTGTTTTTAGGTGCAGGATATGCTACTTTATCGGCTATAAAAGCCTTACCTGATGAGTTTTTTGAAAAAGCACAAGTGAGTTTGATTAATAACAATTCTTATCATTATCATACTATTTTACTACACAAAGTAGCTTCCAATGAAGATATTTATAGTTCAAAATATGATCTTTTGCCTTTATTAAATCCAAAAATTAACTTTATCCAAGATGAAGTTTTAAAAATTTCTAAAGATAAAGTTTTTACTAAAAATAATGAATTTGACTTTGATATTTTAGTATGTGGGCTTGGTTTTGCTAAAGAAACTTTCGGTATTAAAGGTATGCAAGAATATGCTTTGAGTATAGATAATTATGAAAATGCTTTAAAAATTAATGAAATAATATATGAGAAAATAAAAAATTATAAAACCACTCAAAATGAAGATGATTTAAAAATCACAGTTTGTGGTGGGGGCTTAAGCGGGGTTGAATTTGTAGCTTCTTTAGCTAAAGAGCTTAAACTCTTTTGTCAAAAAGAGCAAATTGCTTATGAGAAATTAGAGCTTTCTATTATTGAAGCTATGGATCAAATTTTACCTATGTTTGATAAAAGTTTGGCTTTAAAAGCAAGGCAAAGACTAGAAGCACTTGGTGTGAAAGTATATGAAAAATCTAAAATCATAGAATGTGAAAAAAATGGTATAAGACTTGATGGGGGAGAATTTATTAAAGCTAATACTATCATTTGGACTGCAGGGGTTAGAGGTAATAGTGTTATAGAAAATAGCTCTGATTTTCCAAATGCAAGATCGCGTATAGAAGTAGATGCTTTCATGCATCCTTTAAATATTGAAAATCCATCAAAATACTTTTTTATAGGTGATAATAGTTTATTTAAAAATCCTAAAACCAATACCCCTTATCCTCCAACAGCCCAGCTTGCATTAAGAGAAGGAGCTTATGTAGCCAAAGCTTTAATGGCTATGATTGATGAGAAAGAATTTAAGCAAGAATTTTCTTTTATAAGTGGGAATACTGTTTGTTCTATCGGAAATGATTATGCAGTTGGAACGGTTTTACATAAGCCAATTAGTGGCTTTTTAGCAATAAAACTTAAAATTTTTATAGAAAAGCTATGGCAATATCAGCTTATAGGAATTAAAGGTTTTTTTAAATAA
- a CDS encoding pyridoxal-phosphate dependent enzyme — MIASRIDVLKYKDFEFLLKRDDLLGYINGNKARKLALFEKNKHLFKKGQRFISFGSSQSNALVALAKFCYENDFSLIFVCEKISSFLKENPHGNLEFALKHNVELIENINYPTRRSQALALKKDGDVFIEEGVAIKEAEFGYQQLALELSEQLNENVSIFLPSGTGTSAAFLAKYSKFKVFTCACVGDSVYLKEQILNLEPNYDFNNLTILNPPKKYHFAKPYLEFYELYRDLKKECRVEFDLLYDMVGFKTLLAHKEQLGGKILYIHQGGLEGNISMLKRYEYKLKNSKIKNH, encoded by the coding sequence TTGATAGCAAGTAGAATTGATGTTTTAAAATACAAAGATTTTGAATTTTTACTCAAAAGAGATGATTTACTAGGTTATATTAATGGAAATAAGGCTAGAAAACTAGCCTTATTTGAAAAAAATAAACATTTATTTAAAAAAGGACAAAGATTTATTTCTTTTGGTTCTTCTCAAAGTAATGCTTTAGTTGCTTTAGCTAAGTTTTGTTACGAAAATGATTTTTCACTTATTTTTGTTTGTGAAAAAATAAGCTCTTTTTTAAAAGAAAATCCCCATGGAAATTTAGAATTTGCATTAAAACACAATGTGGAGTTGATAGAAAATATAAATTATCCTACAAGAAGATCGCAAGCTTTAGCTTTAAAAAAAGATGGTGATGTTTTTATAGAAGAGGGTGTGGCTATAAAAGAAGCTGAATTTGGATACCAACAACTAGCCTTAGAGCTTAGTGAACAGTTGAATGAAAATGTAAGTATTTTTTTACCCTCAGGCACAGGAACTTCTGCGGCTTTTTTGGCTAAATATAGTAAATTTAAAGTTTTTACATGTGCTTGTGTGGGAGATAGTGTGTATTTAAAAGAACAAATTTTAAACTTAGAGCCAAATTATGATTTTAATAATTTAACCATACTAAATCCACCCAAAAAATATCATTTTGCTAAGCCTTATTTGGAATTTTATGAGCTTTATAGGGATTTAAAAAAAGAATGCAGAGTGGAGTTTGATTTGCTTTATGATATGGTGGGTTTTAAAACTTTATTAGCTCATAAAGAGCAACTTGGTGGAAAAATCTTATATATCCATCAAGGAGGCCTTGAAGGAAATATAAGCATGTTAAAGCGTTATGAGTATAAATTAAAAAATTCCAAAATAAAAAATCACTAA
- a CDS encoding MotA/TolQ/ExbB proton channel family protein, with translation MEVKTTDDFSDLVLPEGKGSTGIVAYLKIIFIPAILYILVLLGYFGKIDFKVELHSVVMIGIIFLVALIFARHSADYASSIFEQQKDEFKLILKRYIMKHFLVIGKETKSNASFDDFAYAYVKDLRNENFASVGAAIFPMLGILGTFISIAMSMPNFNSSDTAGLEQEISVLLNGVGTAFYVSIYGIFLALWWIFFEKYGSSKFQKLLNRQKNATSDFFWSKEEIDRKYLQESLQHFEKIGTIFEHVSNEEFFKELDNTIDRKFKVFQELVNAEEKAVRLSSEHVKQTMSDLSKTQREQKDIVKTYSEIANAVNMLNSNIKDLTLRISEQYNRLLDVSSDKIVHLDKSVSALDEKVNNFSNNIEKYQNLMLDNQTKLFEGFRASIIEGMHTFKEAYEDEKNIDEKISLMQEFKEESKELDEQTTQVIAKLENQKEDEKIDDKK, from the coding sequence ATGGAAGTTAAAACAACTGATGATTTTTCTGATCTTGTATTGCCTGAGGGAAAAGGTAGTACAGGAATTGTTGCTTATTTAAAGATTATATTTATCCCTGCTATATTATATATTTTAGTACTTTTAGGATATTTTGGAAAGATTGATTTTAAAGTAGAATTACATAGTGTTGTAATGATAGGGATTATCTTTTTGGTGGCTTTGATCTTTGCTAGACATAGTGCTGATTATGCTTCAAGTATTTTTGAGCAACAAAAAGATGAGTTTAAGCTTATATTAAAACGTTATATTATGAAGCATTTTTTAGTTATAGGTAAAGAAACAAAATCAAATGCTAGTTTTGATGATTTTGCTTATGCTTATGTGAAAGATTTAAGAAATGAAAATTTTGCTTCTGTAGGTGCAGCTATTTTTCCTATGCTTGGTATTTTAGGAACTTTCATAAGCATAGCTATGTCTATGCCAAATTTTAATTCAAGCGATACAGCAGGCTTAGAACAAGAAATTTCAGTTTTATTAAATGGAGTAGGAACAGCCTTTTATGTATCAATTTATGGAATTTTCTTAGCACTTTGGTGGATATTTTTTGAAAAATACGGCAGTAGTAAATTTCAAAAACTTCTAAATCGTCAAAAAAACGCAACAAGCGATTTTTTCTGGTCTAAAGAAGAAATTGATAGAAAGTATCTTCAAGAAAGTTTGCAACATTTTGAAAAAATAGGCACGATTTTTGAACATGTAAGCAATGAGGAATTTTTTAAAGAATTAGATAATACAATAGATAGAAAATTCAAAGTTTTTCAAGAGCTTGTAAATGCTGAGGAAAAAGCTGTAAGATTAAGCAGTGAGCATGTAAAACAAACTATGAGTGATTTATCTAAAACCCAAAGAGAGCAAAAAGATATAGTTAAAACTTACAGCGAGATTGCAAATGCAGTTAATATGCTAAATTCAAACATAAAAGATTTAACTTTAAGAATTTCAGAACAATACAACAGGCTTTTAGATGTGAGCTCAGATAAGATTGTGCATTTAGATAAAAGCGTGAGTGCTTTAGATGAAAAGGTGAATAATTTTTCAAATAATATTGAAAAATATCAAAATCTTATGCTTGATAATCAAACTAAGCTTTTTGAAGGCTTTAGAGCAAGTATTATAGAAGGTATGCATACTTTTAAAGAAGCATATGAAGATGAAAAAAATATTGATGAAAAAATTTCACTAATGCAAGAATTTAAAGAAGAAAGCAAAGAATTAGATGAGCAAACTACACAAGTTATTGCAAAGCTTGAAAATCAAAAAGAAGATGAAAAAATAGATGATAAAAAATAA
- a CDS encoding OmpA family protein, with protein MIKNNSNNEENNFWIAYADLMAGLLFVFILLIGAIVVKYVLTQSDLQIIKENLQKQEERLRENKEELNQKEDILKNLSQKLNNTSSTLDDVNKQKQALEANITKLNQDLNSSLDEKDQQIFALLERLNKKDEEIKELERNFDEAKSKIKELGLIKENTIKNLQAKFDTNITLDSNTGAIVLPSEVLFDTNSFTLKAQAKENLKAILTQYFDNILKDENILNSIENIVIEGHTDSAGSYIYNLDLSQKRAYAVMSFIHSFYKDPRLQKLLMASGRSYSDVIMKDGKEDKEASRRIEIKFNINTNNALEKVEKYLDSK; from the coding sequence ATGATAAAAAATAATTCTAACAATGAAGAAAATAATTTTTGGATAGCTTATGCAGATTTAATGGCGGGCTTGCTTTTTGTATTTATTTTGCTTATTGGAGCTATAGTTGTTAAGTATGTTTTAACTCAAAGTGATTTACAAATCATAAAAGAAAATCTACAAAAACAAGAAGAGCGCTTAAGAGAAAACAAAGAGGAATTAAACCAAAAAGAAGATATTTTAAAAAATCTTAGCCAAAAATTAAATAATACTTCAAGTACGCTTGATGATGTTAATAAGCAAAAACAGGCTTTAGAGGCTAATATTACTAAACTTAATCAAGATTTAAATTCAAGTTTAGATGAAAAAGATCAGCAAATTTTTGCTTTGCTTGAGAGATTAAACAAAAAAGATGAAGAAATCAAAGAATTAGAGCGTAATTTTGATGAGGCAAAAAGTAAAATCAAAGAACTAGGTTTAATCAAAGAAAATACTATTAAAAATCTTCAAGCTAAATTTGATACTAATATTACCCTAGATTCTAACACAGGGGCGATAGTGTTACCTTCTGAAGTGCTTTTTGATACAAATTCTTTTACGCTAAAAGCTCAAGCAAAAGAGAATTTAAAAGCGATTTTAACGCAGTATTTTGACAATATTTTAAAAGATGAAAACATCTTAAATAGCATAGAAAACATAGTCATAGAAGGTCATACAGATAGTGCAGGTTCTTATATATATAATCTTGATTTATCGCAAAAGAGAGCTTATGCTGTGATGAGTTTTATACACTCATTTTATAAAGATCCAAGATTGCAAAAACTTTTAATGGCAAGTGGTAGGTCTTATTCTGATGTGATTATGAAAGATGGTAAAGAAGATAAAGAAGCAAGCCGTAGAATAGAGATTAAGTTTAATATCAATACAAATAATGCTTTAGAAAAAGTTGAAAAATACCTTGATAGCAAGTAG
- a CDS encoding sodium-dependent transporter yields MQRQTWSNTLTYILTVAGATIGFGATWRFPYLVGENGGGAYVLAFCIAMIFIGIPVILVENVIGRRRMLNSVDAFGGKTSDGVKISNSWQGVGYMGLLGSFGIMAYYMVIGGWVLAYIFKIIIGDFNLSSPINAQYTSEFYNSTIENNPLLIGIFTTIFVIINWIILKKGVIDGIEKSVKYLMPFLFICLLVVVARNLTLEGASEGVKFYLTPDLSKITPKLFIDVLGQVFFALSLGFGVMITLSSHLKKNENLIKTSVYTGILNTLIAVLAGFMIFPALFSVGLTPDSGPSLVFKTLPVAFSHIPFGSIICVFFFLLLIIAALTTSLPIYQVIISVLEEKFKLAKNTAINLTLGSIFVLGNLPCILTYGPLRDITIIKGKNIFDSFDFISGNIFFVLTAFCCCIYVGWILKKDAIYELSNQNTLKGNIFKLWYYYVKFIIPLIILVIFYFGIF; encoded by the coding sequence ATGCAAAGACAAACTTGGAGCAATACGCTAACTTATATCCTTACAGTAGCAGGAGCGACTATTGGTTTTGGAGCCACTTGGCGTTTTCCATACTTAGTAGGTGAAAATGGAGGCGGTGCTTATGTTTTAGCCTTTTGTATAGCTATGATTTTTATAGGAATTCCTGTGATTTTGGTTGAAAATGTTATAGGAAGACGCAGAATGCTAAATTCAGTCGATGCTTTTGGCGGAAAAACAAGTGATGGGGTTAAAATATCCAATTCTTGGCAAGGTGTTGGCTACATGGGGCTTTTAGGTAGTTTTGGAATCATGGCTTATTATATGGTAATAGGCGGATGGGTTTTAGCTTATATTTTTAAAATTATCATAGGTGATTTTAATCTTTCAAGTCCCATTAATGCTCAATATACAAGCGAATTTTATAACTCTACCATAGAAAATAATCCTTTGTTAATAGGAATTTTTACTACTATATTCGTAATAATTAACTGGATTATCTTAAAAAAAGGTGTGATTGATGGCATAGAAAAGTCAGTAAAATACCTTATGCCGTTTTTATTTATCTGTCTTTTGGTTGTTGTTGCACGTAATTTAACTCTTGAAGGAGCAAGTGAGGGTGTGAAATTTTACCTTACTCCTGATCTTTCCAAAATCACTCCTAAGTTGTTTATAGATGTTTTAGGACAAGTATTTTTTGCCCTATCTTTGGGTTTTGGTGTAATGATAACCTTATCATCTCACCTTAAAAAAAATGAGAATTTAATCAAAACTTCTGTTTATACAGGAATTTTAAATACTCTTATAGCAGTGCTTGCTGGATTTATGATTTTCCCAGCTTTATTTAGCGTAGGTTTAACCCCTGATAGTGGGCCATCTTTGGTTTTTAAAACCCTACCTGTTGCATTTTCACATATACCTTTTGGAAGTATAATTTGCGTGTTTTTCTTTTTGCTTTTAATCATCGCTGCACTTACCACAAGCTTGCCAATTTATCAAGTAATCATTAGTGTTTTGGAGGAAAAATTTAAACTAGCTAAAAATACCGCCATCAATCTAACACTTGGAAGTATTTTTGTCTTGGGAAATTTACCATGCATACTTACCTATGGTCCTTTAAGAGATATTACCATCATAAAAGGAAAAAATATTTTTGATAGCTTTGATTTTATTAGTGGAAATATATTCTTTGTTTTAACTGCATTTTGTTGTTGTATTTATGTAGGTTGGATACTTAAAAAAGATGCTATTTATGAACTTTCTAATCAAAATACCCTAAAAGGAAATATTTTTAAATTATGGTATTACTATGTTAAGTTTATCATACCTTTGATTATCTTAGTGATTTTTTATTTTGGAATTTTTTAA
- the fbaA gene encoding class II fructose-bisphosphate aldolase, translating to MGVLDLVKPGVLSGDDLNIVYNHAKKEGFAIPAVNVVGTNSINAVLESAKKVNSPVIIQFSNGGAKFVAGKACPKADVLGAISGARHVHLMAKAYGVPVILHTDHAARKLLPWIDALIDANIEFKKETGKPLFSSHMIDLSEEDLESNLSTCENYLKQMSELGISLELELGCTGGEEDGVDNTNIDNAKLYTQPEDVALAYERLSKISNRFSIAASFGNVHGVYKPGNVILRPEILKNSQNYVKEKFNLGEEKPINFVFHGGSGSDIEDIKAALNYGVIKMNIDTDTQWAFWDGVREYELKNKAYLQGQIGNPEGDDKPNKKYYDPRVWLRVGEESMIKRLECAFSDLNCIDRN from the coding sequence ATGGGTGTATTAGATCTTGTTAAGCCAGGTGTTTTGAGTGGCGATGATCTAAATATCGTATATAATCATGCAAAAAAAGAAGGATTTGCTATCCCTGCGGTAAATGTCGTGGGGACAAACTCTATCAATGCGGTTTTAGAAAGTGCTAAAAAAGTTAATTCACCTGTGATTATTCAGTTTTCAAATGGAGGAGCCAAATTTGTAGCAGGAAAAGCTTGTCCAAAAGCTGATGTGCTTGGTGCTATAAGCGGTGCAAGACATGTGCATTTAATGGCAAAAGCTTATGGAGTTCCGGTGATTTTACACACAGATCATGCTGCTAGAAAACTGCTTCCTTGGATTGATGCTTTGATTGATGCAAATATTGAGTTTAAAAAAGAAACAGGCAAGCCTTTGTTTAGCTCTCATATGATTGATTTAAGCGAAGAGGATTTAGAAAGTAATCTAAGCACTTGTGAAAATTATTTAAAACAAATGTCTGAGCTTGGGATTTCTTTGGAGCTTGAGTTAGGATGTACAGGTGGTGAAGAAGACGGGGTGGATAATACTAATATTGATAATGCAAAATTATACACTCAGCCTGAAGATGTAGCTCTAGCTTATGAGAGACTTTCTAAAATTAGCAATAGATTTTCAATTGCAGCTAGTTTTGGTAATGTACATGGGGTGTATAAACCAGGAAATGTGATTTTAAGACCAGAAATTCTTAAAAACTCTCAAAATTATGTAAAAGAAAAATTCAATCTTGGCGAAGAAAAACCAATTAATTTTGTTTTCCATGGTGGTAGTGGTAGTGATATAGAAGATATTAAAGCTGCGCTTAACTATGGTGTGATTAAGATGAATATTGATACAGATACACAATGGGCTTTTTGGGATGGTGTTAGAGAATATGAGCTTAAAAATAAGGCTTATTTGCAAGGACAAATTGGTAATCCTGAAGGCGATGATAAGCCAAATAAAAAATACTATGATCCAAGAGTATGGCTTAGAGTGGGTGAAGAAAGTATGATCAAACGCTTAGAATGTGCTTTTAGTGATTTAAACTGTATTGATAGAAACTAA